A single Dreissena polymorpha isolate Duluth1 chromosome 14, UMN_Dpol_1.0, whole genome shotgun sequence DNA region contains:
- the LOC127858086 gene encoding E3 ubiquitin/ISG15 ligase TRIM25-like, which yields MEDLLLTCGVYNEKLDMFCLEHSQVCFAKCVLLDHRQCINLATLISESVKKLSLDMEQLSYNLQAILRQLEIFESSQEAIIKFVDISYREKLQEIREMRKNLNASLDKLEKSTLKKLNDIKTTLQTSLKKDIENCRILKDELRHLGEAVHIFMKRIKKIYRSSSVEQYGRHGM from the exons ATGGAGGATTTGCTCCTGACATGCGGTGTCTACAACGAGAAACTGGACATGTTTTGTCTGGAGCACAGTCAGGTGTGCTTCGCTAAATGTGTTCTACTAGATCACAG ACAGTGCATTAATTTGGCCACTCTAATTTCTGAGTCAGTCAAAAAGCTGTCGTTGGATATGGAACAGTTGTCCTACAATCTTCAAGCTATTCTTCGGCAACTTGAAATCTTTGAAAGCTCACAAGAAGCCATCATTAAGTTTGTTGATATATCATATCgtgaaaaactgcaagaaatccGAGAAATGCGTAAGAACTTAAACGCTTCTTTGGATAAGCTAGAAAAATCAACCTTGAAAAAGTTGAATGATATAAAGACTACATTGCAAACTTCTCTCAAAAAAGACATTGAAAACTGCCGCATACTGAAGGATGAACTGCGACATCTTGGTGAAGCTGTGCATATCTTTATGAAACGTATTAAGAAAATATATCGTTCGTCGAGTGTTGAACAATACGGCAGGCATGGCATGTGA